The following are from one region of the Carnobacterium gallinarum DSM 4847 genome:
- a CDS encoding Ig-like domain-containing protein codes for MNKLKLVSLGIVLCCGVVLSQSDVKADTSEPLVESFQSLEVLDFLNIENSQKVESFSSVDLLKNTLPVITVSDRTIEVGTPFDALEGVTAVDEEDGVITAIQVVSNSVNNRIPGNYEVHYKVVDSAGGIGTAVAKIAVVAKSELPMPKVNKVLDTDTFVTGTAEKNTTIYLKIGLDTYQESVGESGTFSIKLDKTYIAGLVIEAYVEDSTGRISQSYVSSVQQTVLAKPLLERVTNASKVITGSGRANMKLTVKIGEDEYEEKIHDTGLFKLSLDQTYPVGTPIEAYITDPATGEESESTHAVVVADESISLNRVTSEDKKITGTTIANADVVVNVIPLESNATPDRIYRGKSDASGKFNIAFSIAYPAGSTIKVTVTNPTTGKEFTKTIQVYPKKPSIDTLTTGEKKVTGLADPFGEIVLMVNDQEYAGTADAAGDYVIKLDEVLPSGAVVTVYQVVAGVQSEVAELIVKP; via the coding sequence ATGAATAAATTAAAATTAGTGAGCTTAGGTATTGTGCTATGTTGTGGAGTTGTGTTAAGTCAATCTGACGTGAAGGCGGATACATCTGAACCGCTTGTAGAAAGTTTTCAAAGTTTAGAAGTCCTTGATTTTTTGAATATTGAGAATAGTCAGAAAGTTGAATCTTTTTCAAGTGTAGATCTGCTTAAAAATACACTTCCGGTGATTACAGTATCAGATCGAACGATTGAAGTTGGGACTCCCTTCGATGCCTTAGAAGGAGTTACTGCAGTGGATGAAGAGGATGGGGTAATAACAGCAATTCAAGTTGTATCTAATAGTGTAAACAATAGAATCCCTGGTAACTATGAAGTACATTATAAGGTTGTGGATAGCGCAGGTGGTATTGGAACAGCCGTTGCCAAGATTGCGGTTGTTGCCAAAAGTGAATTGCCTATGCCTAAGGTTAATAAAGTATTAGATACAGATACGTTTGTGACCGGAACTGCTGAAAAAAATACAACTATTTATTTGAAAATAGGTCTTGATACGTACCAAGAGTCAGTTGGAGAATCTGGTACCTTCTCTATTAAGTTAGATAAAACCTATATAGCCGGACTAGTAATTGAAGCCTATGTTGAAGATAGTACAGGGAGAATCAGTCAAAGCTATGTAAGTTCTGTTCAACAAACAGTGCTTGCAAAACCGTTATTAGAACGAGTAACAAATGCCAGCAAAGTTATTACCGGAAGCGGACGTGCCAATATGAAATTAACTGTGAAAATCGGTGAAGATGAGTATGAAGAAAAGATTCATGACACTGGATTATTTAAACTGAGTTTAGATCAAACTTACCCAGTGGGGACACCGATTGAAGCATACATTACCGATCCAGCAACTGGTGAAGAAAGTGAAAGTACTCATGCTGTAGTTGTAGCAGATGAATCGATTTCATTAAACCGCGTGACATCAGAGGATAAAAAAATAACTGGAACTACCATTGCAAATGCCGATGTTGTAGTAAATGTAATTCCTTTGGAGAGCAATGCCACACCTGACAGAATTTATCGTGGAAAATCAGATGCTTCTGGCAAGTTTAATATTGCTTTTTCAATAGCGTATCCAGCAGGATCAACTATTAAGGTAACGGTAACCAATCCTACTACAGGAAAAGAGTTTACGAAAACGATTCAAGTTTATCCAAAAAAACCATCAATTGATACGCTAACAACTGGAGAGAAAAAAGTAACAGGTTTAGCGGATCCATTTGGAGAAATTGTTCTAATGGTAAATGATCAAGAATATGCTGGAACAGCTGATGCGGCTGGGGATTATGTAATAAAACTTGACGAAGTTTTACCATCGGGCGCAGTTGTTACGGTTTACCAAGTAGTAGCTGGAGTTCAAAGTGAAGTTGCAGAACTAATAGTAAAACCATAA
- a CDS encoding immunoglobulin-like domain-containing protein: protein MIKLKLVGLGMVLCCGITLGQLSADAATLEGTAGQGTTLESYLPNKVMMQENPIQSLIKDPRGAGLFPFVQDDVNGVTGVANYLSNTNHITTNTTIVRINKIPGYSKFVLYSYENTHFDGVEQNGYIYFYVNLDAGKHQIQGNKGGQRDLLSAFNVEDAPNEGPVITAKNRTIEVGSDFKPLDGVKATDKEDGDLTKFIKVTSYNVDTDTPGEYEVSYEVTDSKGAIGRATANISVIKRNELPVITAPDRTIEVGSDFKPLDGVKATDKEDGDLTKFIKVTSYNVDTDTPGEYEVSYEVADSKGAIGRATAKITVIKRNELPVITAPDRTIRVGSKFNPLEGVTAYDKENGFLRDIKVKFDNVDTTKTGEYKVQYEVTDSDGGVGKATAKITVIKRNELPVITAPDRTIEVGSEFNPLEGVTAYDEEDGVLTNTQVISDNVNLDVPGIYEVRYQVVDSDNGIGTATAKITVVNTELAMPVVNEVLNTDKIITGTAVKNTTLYLTIGLHEYKVLVGTDGTFSTILDSTYAAGTVIKAYSKDSEGKTSKTYTGIVNAKDVLLLNQVTTADKKITGTTIPNVDVTVAVDTADISRSRMYHGTSDAAGNFTITFTKAYVVDSTIEVTVINPSTGHELIKSTHVVTP from the coding sequence ATGATTAAATTAAAATTAGTAGGCTTAGGAATGGTGTTGTGTTGTGGAATTACGTTAGGTCAACTTAGCGCAGATGCCGCTACACTTGAGGGAACAGCTGGACAAGGAACTACATTGGAGTCTTATCTGCCAAATAAAGTAATGATGCAAGAAAATCCAATTCAATCCCTTATAAAAGATCCTCGAGGTGCAGGGTTATTTCCTTTTGTCCAAGATGACGTTAACGGGGTAACGGGAGTGGCTAATTATTTGAGTAATACAAACCATATAACAACAAATACTACAATAGTTCGTATTAACAAAATACCTGGTTATAGTAAATTTGTTTTATATTCGTATGAGAATACGCATTTCGATGGAGTAGAACAGAATGGTTATATTTATTTTTATGTGAATCTTGATGCAGGGAAGCATCAAATTCAGGGAAACAAAGGTGGACAAAGAGATCTTTTATCAGCATTTAATGTAGAAGACGCTCCAAATGAAGGGCCTGTAATTACCGCAAAAAATAGAACCATCGAAGTCGGAAGCGATTTTAAACCCTTAGATGGTGTTAAGGCTACGGATAAAGAAGACGGGGATTTAACAAAGTTTATTAAAGTGACGTCTTATAATGTCGATACGGATACACCTGGAGAGTATGAAGTAAGTTATGAAGTAACCGATAGCAAGGGTGCTATTGGACGAGCAACCGCCAATATTTCCGTCATTAAAAGAAATGAATTGCCTGTGATTACTGCACCCGATAGAACCATCGAAGTCGGAAGTGATTTCAAACCCTTAGATGGTGTTAAGGCTACGGATAAAGAAGACGGGGATTTAACAAAGTTTATTAAAGTGACGTCTTATAATGTCGATACGGATACACCTGGAGAGTATGAAGTAAGTTATGAAGTAGCAGATAGCAAGGGTGCTATCGGAAGAGCAACTGCTAAAATTACCGTCATTAAAAGAAATGAATTGCCTGTGATTACTGCACCCGATAGAACAATTCGTGTTGGAAGTAAATTCAATCCCTTAGAAGGAGTTACCGCTTACGATAAAGAAAATGGATTCTTAAGAGATATTAAGGTCAAATTTGATAATGTAGATACGACAAAGACTGGCGAGTATAAAGTACAGTATGAGGTAACAGATAGCGATGGTGGTGTTGGAAAAGCAACTGCTAAAATTACCGTCATTAAAAGAAATGAACTCCCTGTGATTACCGCACCAGATAGAACAATCGAAGTCGGAAGTGAATTTAACCCCTTAGAAGGTGTTACTGCCTATGATGAAGAAGATGGCGTATTAACCAATACGCAAGTGATTTCTGATAATGTCAATCTAGATGTACCAGGAATTTATGAAGTGCGTTATCAAGTTGTAGATAGCGATAACGGAATTGGGACAGCCACCGCTAAGATTACAGTTGTAAATACTGAATTAGCGATGCCTGTAGTTAACGAGGTATTAAATACAGATAAAATTATCACTGGAACTGCTGTAAAGAACACGACCTTGTATTTAACTATTGGTCTTCATGAGTACAAAGTACTAGTTGGTACAGATGGTACCTTCTCTACTATCCTAGATAGTACCTATGCTGCTGGGACAGTGATCAAAGCCTATAGTAAAGATAGCGAAGGCAAAACAAGTAAAACGTATACAGGAATCGTTAATGCAAAAGATGTATTGTTACTAAATCAAGTGACAACCGCAGATAAAAAAATTACTGGAACAACGATACCAAATGTTGATGTCACAGTAGCTGTAGATACAGCAGATATTTCACGTTCTAGAATGTATCATGGAACATCAGATGCTGCTGGAAACTTTACTATCACGTTTACAAAAGCATATGTAGTGGATTCTACGATTGAAGTGACAGTAATCAACCCATCAACTGGACATGAACTCATCAAGTCGACTCACGTTGTTACTCCTTAA
- a CDS encoding amidohydrolase translates to MITLIKNVYILTMNANFSEYPEGYLLIEDELIVAVGELAELTAEIKWDQVVDGKGGILLPGMVNTHTHVGMIPFRSLGDDTPDRLRQLLFPLENSCMTKELAYHSAKYALAEMQLAGITTVVDMYYFEDAILEAADEMDIRGIFGETIIDFPTCDSVKPHGGLSYAKDLIPRWINHKKLTPAIAPHATNTNHPNILIEANQLALKKQVPFTIHVAEMDYEVAFFEKEYDLTPVGFLNKLDCLGEHVIAAHCIHVTEADIQLLKQTGTKVAHCIGANTKSAKGVAPIKAMLDAGISVGLGTDGPSSGNTLDLFTQMKLVANFHKTDLQDRSAFPAKEIVRLATMGGAEVVGLEKEIGSLEVGKKADFMIIETESVNMFPIFDPYAVLVYSANASNVQSVYSDGCLLVDNKQLVNHSLRGLKINLQQEMTAFYQRVAELTE, encoded by the coding sequence ATGATAACGCTGATTAAAAATGTCTATATTTTAACAATGAATGCTAATTTTTCAGAATACCCAGAAGGTTACCTATTAATTGAAGACGAGCTTATTGTCGCAGTAGGTGAGTTAGCTGAATTAACAGCCGAAATAAAATGGGATCAAGTTGTAGATGGCAAAGGCGGCATTTTATTACCAGGAATGGTAAATACCCATACTCATGTAGGAATGATTCCTTTTCGTTCATTAGGAGATGATACTCCAGACCGTTTACGCCAACTTTTATTTCCATTAGAGAATTCCTGTATGACAAAAGAATTGGCCTACCATAGTGCCAAATATGCTCTGGCAGAAATGCAGTTAGCGGGAATTACTACAGTTGTAGATATGTATTATTTTGAAGATGCTATTTTAGAAGCAGCAGATGAGATGGATATACGAGGAATATTTGGTGAAACTATTATCGATTTTCCAACTTGTGATTCAGTTAAGCCTCATGGTGGGCTGAGTTATGCGAAGGACTTAATTCCAAGATGGATTAATCATAAAAAATTAACGCCAGCAATTGCTCCTCATGCAACAAATACGAATCATCCGAATATCTTAATTGAAGCCAATCAATTGGCACTAAAAAAGCAAGTTCCTTTTACGATTCATGTAGCTGAGATGGATTATGAAGTTGCTTTCTTTGAAAAAGAATATGATTTAACCCCAGTTGGATTTTTAAATAAGCTAGACTGTTTAGGAGAACATGTGATTGCCGCTCATTGTATTCATGTAACAGAAGCAGATATTCAACTGCTAAAACAAACAGGGACCAAGGTGGCTCACTGTATTGGAGCAAACACAAAGTCCGCAAAAGGCGTGGCACCGATTAAAGCGATGTTAGATGCAGGAATTTCAGTTGGTTTAGGGACGGATGGTCCAAGTAGCGGCAATACCCTTGATTTATTTACACAAATGAAATTAGTCGCTAATTTCCATAAAACGGACTTGCAAGATCGCAGTGCATTTCCAGCAAAAGAGATTGTGCGTCTCGCAACAATGGGTGGCGCCGAGGTTGTGGGATTAGAAAAAGAGATTGGTTCATTAGAAGTCGGGAAAAAAGCAGATTTTATGATTATTGAAACAGAATCAGTTAATATGTTTCCTATTTTTGATCCATATGCTGTTTTAGTTTATTCAGCGAATGCCAGTAATGTCCAAAGTGTTTATTCCGATGGGTGTTTATTAGTAGACAATAAGCAATTAGTGAATCACTCTTTACGAGGACTAAAAATAAACTTACAACAAGAAATGACCGCTTTTTATCAACGTGTGGCTGAATTGACCGAATAA
- a CDS encoding Ig-like domain-containing protein has translation MIKLKLVGLGMVLCCGIALGQLNADAATLEGTVGQETTLESYLPNQSTTQKSPIKSLIKDPQGEELSRFVTIYELSGIEPSANYLNGKGYVTTETKRIQVKFPPDTGGYTFSLIGEQGDQVYATYTKDYAIFDVTSLKAYRYQIMEHMNVSAGKLLASFDVKNASNEVPVITAPDRTLEVGTPFDALEGVTAYDEVDGNLTNIQIVSNNVNTRVPGNYEVHYQVVDSDNNIGTAVAQITVVEKSELAIPVTNKVLDTDKVVTGTAEKNTTLYLKMGLDMYKETVGADGTFSLKLDTTYTGGTLIEAYVEDSEGRISKTYTGSVQQTKIEKPLLEQLTNKDKVLNGSGRANTTLVVNIGEDEYEETIHENGLFKSNLDQTYPVGTPIEAYILDPVTGQKSDSTHATVMAAEVISLNRVTSEDKKITGNTIANADIKVKVDSAIVTRSKIYRGKSDASGNFNLDFSIAYSAGSSIEVEVTNPTTGSTFKKTIQVYPKKPSIDTLTTGEKKVTGLADPFGEIVLMVNNQEYAETADAIGNYVVKLDEVLPSGAVVTVYQVVDGIKSEVAELVVQP, from the coding sequence ATGATTAAATTAAAATTAGTAGGCTTAGGAATGGTGTTATGTTGTGGAATTGCGTTAGGTCAACTTAATGCAGATGCCGCTACACTTGAGGGAACAGTGGGACAAGAAACTACATTGGAGTCTTATCTGCCAAATCAATCAACGACGCAAAAAAGTCCAATTAAATCCCTTATAAAAGATCCTCAAGGTGAAGAATTATCTAGATTTGTCACTATTTATGAGTTATCTGGGATAGAACCAAGTGCGAATTATTTAAACGGAAAGGGCTATGTAACAACAGAAACAAAGAGAATTCAGGTTAAATTTCCGCCAGATACTGGTGGTTACACGTTTAGTTTAATTGGGGAGCAAGGGGATCAGGTGTACGCAACCTATACTAAGGACTATGCTATTTTTGATGTGACATCTCTTAAGGCCTATCGCTATCAAATTATGGAACACATGAATGTTAGTGCAGGTAAATTACTGGCATCGTTTGACGTAAAAAATGCAAGCAATGAAGTCCCTGTGATTACCGCACCAGATAGAACTCTCGAAGTTGGAACTCCTTTCGATGCTTTAGAAGGTGTTACTGCCTATGATGAAGTAGATGGGAATTTAACAAATATTCAAATTGTGTCCAATAATGTAAACACGAGAGTACCTGGTAACTATGAAGTACATTATCAAGTTGTAGATAGCGATAACAACATTGGAACTGCCGTTGCTCAGATCACAGTTGTTGAGAAAAGTGAACTGGCTATCCCCGTAACCAATAAAGTATTGGATACAGATAAGGTCGTGACTGGAACGGCTGAAAAGAACACTACTCTCTATTTAAAAATGGGACTTGATATGTATAAAGAAACTGTTGGTGCAGATGGGACCTTCTCTCTTAAGTTAGATACTACCTACACAGGAGGAACATTAATTGAAGCCTATGTTGAAGATAGTGAAGGAAGAATCAGTAAAACATATACAGGCTCTGTTCAACAAACAAAAATTGAAAAACCATTATTAGAACAATTAACAAATAAAGATAAAGTTTTAAATGGAAGTGGACGTGCAAATACGACATTGGTTGTGAACATTGGCGAGGATGAGTATGAAGAAACGATTCACGAAAATGGATTATTCAAATCAAACTTAGATCAAACCTATCCAGTTGGGACTCCGATTGAAGCGTATATTTTAGATCCAGTAACCGGTCAAAAAAGTGATAGTACCCATGCAACAGTGATGGCAGCGGAAGTAATTTCTTTAAACCGTGTGACATCTGAAGATAAAAAAATAACCGGAAATACAATCGCAAATGCTGATATTAAAGTAAAGGTTGATTCAGCGATTGTTACACGTTCAAAAATCTATCGTGGGAAATCTGATGCTTCTGGAAACTTTAATTTAGATTTTTCAATAGCGTATTCAGCAGGATCAAGTATTGAGGTAGAGGTAACCAATCCTACTACAGGAAGTACGTTTAAAAAAACCATTCAAGTCTATCCAAAAAAACCATCAATTGATACGCTAACAACTGGAGAGAAAAAAGTAACAGGATTAGCAGATCCATTTGGTGAAATTGTTCTAATGGTGAATAATCAAGAATATGCTGAAACAGCTGATGCGATTGGGAACTATGTCGTAAAACTTGACGAAGTTTTACCATCGGGCGCGGTCGTTACAGTTTATCAAGTAGTAGATGGAATTAAAAGCGAAGTTGCAGAACTTGTAGTACAACCATAA
- a CDS encoding immunoglobulin-like domain-containing protein yields MINLKLVGIGMVLCCGVALGQLSADAAILDGTVVQGARLGSYLPEKTITQEDAFQVLLGNRDISNMEPIVAVEGKALDPLADNINSEGYATDFTTSIRINKPVGNFRGYKMYRDRYSGPEMVGSLVGNYVYFGNVSLNPNSKYVIYGVPSEPGSIIRVVAFEVKRANRLPVITAPDRTFYIGDVFDALEGVTAKDEEDGDLTNIEVKSHNVNPYKPGEYEINFEVTDSAGGVGTATSKITVVARNTVPVITAPDRTIEVGSKFDALEGVTAYDKEDGVLTNTQVVYTSVKPDEAGEYIVRYEVRDSAGAIGKATAKITVVEKVINTVPVITAPDRTIEVGSEFDALEGVTAKDEEDGALTNIKVESDVDTTKIGKYEVRYEVTDSAGAVGRATATITVIAKNTVPVITAPDRTIEVGSEFDALEGVTAKDEEDGALTNIKVESDVDTTKIGKYEVRYEVTDSAGAVGRATATITVIAKNTVPVITAPDRTIEVGSEFDALKGVTAKDEEDGVLTNIQVKSNGVNTEKIGEYEVRYEVTDSAGAVGTATATITVIAKNTIPVITAPDRTIEVGSKFNALEGVTAKDKEDGALTNIAVKSNNVDTAKIGEYEVRYEVVDSAGAVGTATAKISVVEIELAMPVVNEVLDTDNVVKGTAEKNTTLYLKMGLDYYEESVGEDGTFSSNLDTTYTAGTAIEAYVKDNDGRTSKTYKGSVQLTKIKNPYLEILTDTSKILIGRGRANTTLFVKIGEDSYEEDIPKTGLFKLRLDQTYPVGTPIEAYILDPVTNQESDITYAAVVPAEVISLNRVTSEDKKITGITIPNAHIKVSVYPKIIEDVTETDSRKRTYYGNSDDSGNFDIAFSIAYPADSKIEVEVTNPTTGRKFKKAIQIYPRKPTIAAVITGDRKVTGTGDQNAQIILTVNNQVYSPVLADEAGNYSINLTEALPSGAVVSVYQVVSGIKSEVAETTARP; encoded by the coding sequence ATGATTAACTTAAAATTAGTAGGAATAGGGATGGTGTTGTGCTGTGGAGTCGCATTAGGTCAACTCAGTGCCGATGCTGCTATACTTGATGGAACAGTTGTACAAGGAGCTAGACTCGGATCTTATCTGCCAGAAAAAACAATTACGCAAGAGGATGCGTTTCAAGTACTTTTAGGAAATCGTGACATTTCAAATATGGAGCCTATTGTTGCTGTGGAGGGGAAGGCGCTTGACCCACTGGCTGATAATATCAATTCAGAGGGATACGCAACAGACTTTACCACATCAATCCGGATTAATAAACCAGTTGGAAACTTTAGAGGATATAAAATGTATCGTGATAGATATTCTGGTCCGGAAATGGTAGGAAGCCTAGTTGGTAACTATGTCTATTTTGGAAATGTTTCTTTAAATCCTAACTCAAAATATGTGATTTATGGAGTTCCATCTGAACCAGGTTCCATTATACGTGTCGTTGCTTTCGAGGTAAAAAGAGCAAATAGACTTCCTGTGATTACGGCACCAGATAGAACGTTTTATATAGGTGATGTTTTTGATGCTTTGGAGGGGGTTACTGCTAAGGATGAAGAAGATGGAGACTTAACAAATATTGAAGTGAAGTCTCATAATGTCAATCCATACAAACCAGGTGAATATGAGATTAATTTTGAAGTAACAGATAGTGCAGGTGGGGTTGGAACAGCAACTTCTAAAATTACAGTCGTTGCTAGAAATACAGTTCCTGTCATTACCGCACCAGATAGAACCATCGAAGTAGGTAGTAAGTTTGATGCTTTAGAAGGTGTTACGGCCTATGATAAAGAAGATGGAGTATTAACCAATACTCAAGTAGTGTATACAAGCGTTAAACCAGACGAAGCTGGTGAGTATATAGTTCGATATGAAGTAAGAGATAGCGCTGGAGCCATTGGAAAAGCAACCGCTAAAATTACAGTAGTTGAAAAAGTAATCAATACAGTTCCTGTCATTACAGCACCAGATAGAACGATTGAAGTAGGCAGTGAGTTTGATGCTTTAGAAGGTGTTACTGCTAAGGATGAAGAAGATGGGGCTTTAACAAATATTAAAGTTGAGTCTGATGTAGATACGACAAAGATTGGCAAGTATGAAGTTCGTTATGAAGTAACTGATAGTGCCGGAGCTGTTGGAAGAGCAACTGCTACAATTACAGTAATTGCAAAAAATACAGTTCCTGTCATTACAGCACCAGATAGAACGATTGAAGTAGGCAGTGAGTTTGATGCTTTAGAAGGTGTTACTGCTAAGGATGAAGAAGATGGGGCTTTAACAAATATTAAAGTTGAGTCGGATGTAGATACGACAAAGATTGGCAAGTATGAAGTTCGTTATGAAGTAACTGATAGTGCCGGAGCTGTTGGAAGAGCAACTGCTACAATTACAGTAATTGCAAAAAATACAGTTCCTGTCATTACAGCACCAGATAGAACGATTGAAGTAGGCAGTGAGTTTGATGCTTTAAAAGGTGTTACTGCTAAGGATGAAGAAGATGGGGTTTTAACAAATATTCAAGTGAAGTCCAATGGTGTAAATACGGAAAAAATTGGAGAATATGAAGTTCGTTATGAAGTAACCGATAGCGCCGGAGCTGTTGGAACAGCAACTGCTACAATTACAGTAATTGCAAAAAATACGATTCCTGTCATTACAGCACCAGATAGAACAATTGAAGTAGGCAGCAAGTTTAATGCTTTAGAAGGTGTTACTGCCAAGGATAAAGAAGATGGAGCTTTAACAAATATTGCAGTTAAGTCCAATAATGTAGATACGGCCAAGATTGGCGAGTATGAAGTTCGTTATGAGGTTGTGGATAGTGCTGGAGCTGTTGGAACAGCAACTGCTAAAATCTCGGTTGTGGAAATCGAGTTAGCGATGCCCGTAGTTAACGAAGTGTTAGATACAGATAACGTTGTAAAAGGAACTGCAGAAAAGAACACAACGCTGTATTTAAAAATGGGTCTTGATTATTATGAAGAATCAGTTGGTGAAGACGGCACCTTCTCTTCTAACCTAGACACTACCTATACAGCAGGAACAGCAATTGAAGCCTATGTGAAAGATAATGACGGAAGAACCAGTAAAACCTATAAGGGATCAGTTCAGCTAACAAAAATTAAAAACCCATATCTAGAAATATTAACAGATACAAGTAAAATTTTAATTGGACGTGGACGTGCCAATACTACGTTGTTTGTGAAGATTGGTGAAGATAGCTATGAAGAAGATATTCCTAAGACTGGTTTATTCAAATTAAGATTGGATCAAACCTATCCAGTAGGAACTCCAATTGAAGCATATATTCTAGATCCAGTGACTAATCAAGAAAGTGACATTACCTATGCAGCAGTTGTGCCAGCAGAAGTAATTTCTTTAAATCGTGTGACGTCAGAGGATAAAAAAATAACTGGAATCACTATTCCGAATGCGCATATTAAAGTCTCAGTTTATCCAAAAATCATTGAAGATGTAACGGAAACGGACTCACGTAAAAGAACTTATTATGGAAACTCAGATGATTCTGGGAATTTTGATATCGCCTTTTCAATAGCTTATCCAGCAGATTCTAAAATTGAAGTAGAAGTAACAAATCCTACTACAGGACGTAAATTTAAAAAAGCAATTCAAATCTATCCAAGAAAGCCGACGATTGCAGCAGTAATCACTGGGGATAGAAAAGTAACAGGTACTGGGGATCAAAATGCTCAAATTATTTTAACAGTAAATAATCAAGTATATTCTCCTGTACTAGCAGATGAAGCTGGGAATTATTCAATCAATCTTACTGAGGCTCTACCGTCAGGGGCAGTCGTTTCAGTTTATCAAGTAGTATCTGGAATTAAAAGTGAAGTTGCAGAAACAACAGCACGACCATAA